In Capsicum annuum cultivar UCD-10X-F1 chromosome 11, UCD10Xv1.1, whole genome shotgun sequence, one genomic interval encodes:
- the LOC107848052 gene encoding uncharacterized protein LOC107848052: MATESKSSVVKVKPSGSSSQVGSSSKPKIDSSVIKKKVVQISSNKQSGDSKGKSAINVSKTEMKGKSTSSSSKTVTKTQTKTRVKKVYSLAGQKFDVPEEREPLRLFYESLSKQIPSSEMAEFWLMEHGLLSPERSKKAFEKKQRKQKQIRTGTPVKSPPPRPIISKAESSKKQQQVSKNGDIRAKKRLKRDTSSDDDDDDDFILSPKRRKV, from the exons ATGGCTACAGAGAGCAAATCTAGTGTAGTGAAAGTGAAGCCAAGTGGTAGTAGTAGTCAAGTTGGTTCATCTTCAAAACCCAAAATTGATTCATCTGTAATCAAGAAAAAGGTTGTTCAGATCTCATCAAATAAGCAATCTGGAGATTCTAAGGGTAAATCTGCCATTAATGTCTCTAAAACTGAG ATGAAAGGAAAATCAACCTCAAGTTCATCCAAGACAGTCACAAAAACGCAAACCAAAACTAGAGTGAAGAAAGTGTATTCCTTGGCTGGCCAGAAGTTTGATGTTCCTGAAGAG CGAGAACCGTTGAGGTTATTCTATGAATCGTTGTCAAAGCAGATACCTTCAAGTGAAATGGCAGAGTTCTG GTTGATGGAGCACGGTCTGTTATCACCGGAGAGATCAAAGAAGGCGTTCGAGAAAAAGCAGAGAAAGCAAAAGCAGATTCGCACGGGGACTCCTGTTAAATCTCCTCCTCCGCGGCCAATCATAAGCAAAGCCGAGAGCTCGAAAAAGCAACAGCAAGTATCAAAGAACGGCGACATAAGGGCAAAGAAACGACTAAAACGTGATACTAGTAGTGAtgacgacgatgatgatgatTTCATTCTGAGCCCAAAGAGGAGAAAAGTgtag